The following coding sequences are from one Paenibacillus sp. FSL R5-0912 window:
- a CDS encoding NAD-dependent epimerase/dehydratase family protein produces MNIFVTGATGKVGSRFVPRLLQRGHHVKLLIRDAAKADWLKQLGAEIVEGELLQPDHYVEALRGIDVVFHLAAQFRGVDENTTWISNFDGSIALAKAVLEAGVPRFVFASTNNVYGSGSNAGPSQEDDELKPAFAYPQSKAKAEAALLQLHHEHGLGLRIVRLPFVYGERDPHITEFLPLVGNWNPAKRMHMAHHADVGQALLLAASADGIDGRIYNVGDDAPISIAELLKLHHLEIPPAAQQQEFNPWEGVIDTTRIRDELHYRPIFPSFYTARDAGAL; encoded by the coding sequence ATGAACATCTTTGTCACAGGAGCCACCGGTAAAGTAGGAAGCCGTTTTGTTCCGCGTCTGCTGCAGCGCGGTCATCACGTTAAGCTGTTGATTAGGGATGCTGCCAAGGCAGATTGGCTTAAGCAGCTGGGGGCTGAGATTGTAGAAGGCGAGCTTCTGCAGCCGGACCATTATGTGGAGGCTCTCCGGGGGATTGATGTTGTGTTTCATCTGGCAGCTCAGTTCCGCGGGGTAGACGAGAACACCACCTGGATATCCAATTTCGATGGCAGCATCGCTCTGGCCAAGGCAGTACTGGAGGCAGGGGTGCCAAGGTTTGTTTTTGCGAGCACCAATAATGTCTATGGCTCCGGAAGTAACGCGGGACCCAGTCAGGAGGATGACGAGCTGAAGCCGGCGTTTGCTTATCCGCAGTCCAAAGCCAAGGCTGAGGCAGCGCTGCTGCAGCTTCATCATGAACATGGATTAGGCTTGCGCATTGTAAGGCTGCCTTTTGTCTATGGTGAGCGGGACCCGCATATCACAGAATTTCTCCCGCTCGTAGGCAACTGGAATCCGGCGAAAAGAATGCATATGGCGCACCATGCAGATGTGGGTCAGGCCCTGCTGCTCGCAGCCTCCGCAGATGGGATAGATGGCCGGATCTACAACGTCGGCGACGATGCACCGATCTCCATTGCGGAGCTGCTGAAGCTGCATCATTTGGAAATTCCCCCGGCAGCCCAGCAGCAGGAATTCAATCCATGGGAGGGAGTCATCGATACCACCCGGATCAGGGATGAACTACATTACCGGCCGATTTTCCCGTCCTTCTATACGGCGAGGGATGCAGGTGCACTTTAA
- a CDS encoding nuclear transport factor 2 family protein, which produces MNQHVTLPSEVQEYYNAINHYQPEAFIDLFTPGASVKDNGKEIAGREAIQAWGEAELFSAKVRYTIMEIEESGEAIAVTAEMEGEFNKNRVPAPQLFRHEFTVQGGKISTLIITLK; this is translated from the coding sequence ATGAATCAACATGTTACCTTGCCGAGTGAGGTACAGGAGTATTACAATGCCATCAACCACTATCAGCCTGAAGCCTTTATTGATTTGTTCACTCCCGGCGCCAGCGTTAAGGATAACGGTAAAGAGATTGCGGGCAGGGAGGCTATACAGGCTTGGGGGGAAGCAGAGCTGTTCTCTGCCAAGGTCCGCTACACGATCATGGAAATCGAAGAATCCGGAGAAGCCATCGCTGTGACAGCAGAGATGGAAGGGGAATTTAACAAGAATCGCGTTCCCGCTCCGCAGCTGTTCAGACATGAGTTCACGGTGCAGGGCGGTAAAATCAGCACCCTGATCATCACGCTTAAGTAG
- a CDS encoding AraC family transcriptional regulator, whose product MDRTSQRLLKEDREHGDVMFPLAAYWIELPAGAPVLDTHWHEEAEFFLLLEGEILFQVDTDYFTLRPGEAVFIESGDIHAAYAVKDTPCRFCALVFHPDLLASAQYDTIQQTVILPLQEKRQSFPRHITSSVPWQGELLLHLERMMEAYDNKMPGFESFMKGTLLIMLSQIAPPGRSVNYSQSAGVDTTKIDRLKKVILYIQDNYQEPIRTRDLSELIPMSEGQFCRFFKSMTRKTPVDYINSYRIRQAAALLQQSDRKISDIAMDVGFDNVSYFIKVFRKAMNCSPSEFRKDAMPVAGQGQLYP is encoded by the coding sequence ATGGACCGCACATCGCAGCGATTGCTCAAAGAAGACCGTGAACACGGGGATGTTATGTTTCCCTTGGCCGCCTATTGGATAGAGCTCCCGGCCGGAGCCCCTGTCCTGGATACCCACTGGCATGAGGAAGCGGAGTTCTTCCTGCTGCTTGAAGGCGAGATTCTCTTTCAGGTGGATACGGATTATTTCACGCTCCGCCCCGGCGAAGCCGTGTTTATTGAATCCGGTGATATTCATGCCGCCTACGCGGTTAAGGACACTCCCTGCCGGTTCTGTGCACTTGTCTTTCACCCCGATCTCCTGGCCAGCGCCCAATATGATACGATACAGCAGACTGTAATTCTGCCGCTTCAGGAGAAACGCCAGAGCTTTCCGCGTCACATCACCTCCTCCGTCCCTTGGCAAGGGGAGCTTCTGCTGCACCTGGAGCGGATGATGGAGGCATATGATAATAAAATGCCCGGATTCGAATCCTTTATGAAAGGAACTTTGCTCATCATGCTCTCTCAGATTGCGCCGCCGGGACGTTCGGTGAACTACAGCCAGTCGGCAGGCGTGGATACCACGAAGATCGACCGGCTGAAGAAAGTCATCCTCTATATCCAGGACAATTATCAGGAGCCGATCCGCACCCGCGATCTGTCAGAGCTGATTCCGATGAGTGAGGGGCAGTTCTGCCGGTTCTTCAAAAGCATGACCCGCAAGACGCCCGTCGATTATATCAACTCCTACCGGATCCGCCAAGCCGCAGCCCTGCTGCAGCAGAGTGACCGCAAAATCTCCGATATCGCCATGGATGTCGGCTTCGACAACGTCAGCTACTTCATCAAAGTCTTCCGCAAAGCGATGAACTGCTCGCCTTCCGAATTCCGCAAGGATGCTATGCCGGTAGCCGGTCAGGGCCAGCTTTATCCATAA
- a CDS encoding SGNH/GDSL hydrolase family protein: MNNKVNTGVLSQPEFTSATALSAAANHIMNSPEPFTHTYRTYIRLRENGSLTLKFWHSNAVDSTWDMGAESTASEPGGEWSIEAAYMADGGADPDGTVVPGSQVPFTFAGEASRLVKPGEKFWSDEARLDLPEGHYLAFTWTLKADAGKSVPFNVEGMLVSGYDAPGNLAAQETADAFSVSDKLQVLPSFLGYKKEVAKKLVFLGDSITQGVRTAKDEYAFWTARIAEGLGAEYGLWNIGSGWGRAYDVATDGAWLHKALQGDEVLIVLGVNDLDIGQRSAEELLEDLTHIIAKIKSARQGASVILSTVPPFNFEGDRETAWRSVNESILTNPPAGVNRVFDIAAVLSVPAPADHRIKPEYMSDEFDPHPNGHAGKAVAEAFLAWYA, encoded by the coding sequence ATGAACAATAAAGTGAATACAGGAGTGCTAAGCCAGCCGGAATTCACTTCAGCCACAGCGCTGTCCGCAGCCGCCAATCATATTATGAACTCGCCGGAGCCGTTCACCCATACATACCGGACCTATATCCGCCTGCGGGAGAATGGAAGCCTGACGCTGAAGTTCTGGCACAGCAATGCTGTGGATTCGACATGGGACATGGGGGCGGAGTCTACAGCGAGTGAACCGGGCGGGGAGTGGAGCATCGAAGCGGCATATATGGCTGATGGCGGAGCCGATCCGGATGGCACTGTCGTGCCTGGTTCGCAGGTTCCGTTTACCTTCGCAGGCGAGGCCTCCCGGCTGGTGAAGCCGGGCGAGAAGTTCTGGAGCGATGAAGCCCGGCTGGATCTGCCGGAAGGGCACTATCTGGCCTTTACCTGGACCCTTAAGGCGGATGCCGGCAAGTCGGTTCCCTTCAACGTGGAGGGTATGCTGGTCTCCGGCTACGACGCGCCGGGCAATCTGGCTGCGCAGGAAACCGCAGATGCTTTCAGCGTATCGGATAAGCTGCAGGTATTGCCAAGCTTCCTCGGGTATAAAAAGGAAGTAGCGAAGAAGCTGGTATTCCTCGGGGATTCGATTACACAGGGAGTGCGGACTGCCAAGGATGAATACGCCTTCTGGACGGCAAGAATAGCTGAAGGATTGGGGGCGGAGTACGGGCTGTGGAATATAGGCTCCGGCTGGGGCCGGGCCTATGATGTGGCCACGGATGGCGCCTGGCTGCACAAAGCCTTGCAGGGAGATGAGGTGCTGATTGTGCTTGGCGTTAACGATCTGGATATCGGGCAACGTTCGGCTGAGGAACTGCTGGAGGATCTTACGCATATCATCGCCAAGATCAAGTCAGCGCGCCAAGGCGCTTCCGTCATTCTCAGTACCGTGCCGCCGTTCAACTTCGAAGGTGACCGCGAAACGGCCTGGCGCAGTGTCAATGAAAGCATCCTTACGAACCCTCCGGCTGGTGTGAACCGTGTGTTCGACATCGCTGCGGTGCTGTCCGTGCCGGCTCCGGCAGATCACAGAATCAAGCCGGAGTATATGAGCGACGAGTTTGATCCGCATCCGAACGGCCATGCCGGTAAGGCGGTAGCGGAAGCGTTTTTGGCTTGGTACGCTTAA
- a CDS encoding helix-turn-helix transcriptional regulator, with the protein MEEIPSRMPLGEFLRSRRERLTLEDVGLVSYGRRRTPGLRREEVAQLAHIGTSWYTSLEQGRSIHPSEDVLNNIAGALRLTEDERHHLHLLARPVQQQAVEDQQLNTGLERMIKALEPNPAFVIGRSWDLLLWNQAAELVFGFPSFSEGKQERPNWMRLLLTTGKRRLNLEDWESKAEVLVARFRADYAHFPNDPRLKELIGEFMQSSPLFREKWPLHDVQVVTDCHKQWNAPGIGELEFEHVTLQPQGHPDLKIMIYTATAETAARLQSLMNTSEH; encoded by the coding sequence ATGGAAGAGATTCCTTCCAGGATGCCGTTAGGAGAATTTCTGCGTTCGCGCCGGGAACGTCTGACTCTTGAAGATGTCGGGTTAGTATCTTATGGAAGACGGCGGACTCCGGGTCTCCGCAGGGAAGAAGTGGCCCAGCTTGCCCATATCGGAACCTCATGGTACACCTCTCTGGAGCAGGGTAGAAGTATCCATCCTTCAGAGGATGTACTGAATAACATAGCAGGCGCGCTGCGGCTAACGGAGGATGAACGTCACCATCTTCATCTTCTTGCCAGACCGGTGCAGCAGCAGGCCGTAGAAGATCAGCAACTGAATACAGGCCTGGAACGGATGATCAAGGCCCTGGAGCCCAATCCGGCCTTCGTAATCGGGAGAAGCTGGGATTTGCTGTTATGGAATCAGGCAGCGGAGTTAGTGTTCGGCTTCCCTTCATTCTCAGAGGGTAAGCAGGAGCGTCCCAACTGGATGAGACTGCTGTTGACGACCGGGAAGCGGAGATTGAATCTGGAGGACTGGGAGAGTAAAGCAGAGGTCCTCGTTGCACGCTTTCGTGCCGATTACGCACATTTCCCTAATGACCCGAGGCTCAAGGAGCTTATCGGAGAATTTATGCAGAGCAGCCCGCTGTTCCGCGAGAAATGGCCGCTGCATGATGTTCAGGTTGTAACGGACTGCCACAAACAGTGGAATGCGCCGGGCATCGGAGAGCTGGAGTTTGAACATGTGACCCTGCAGCCTCAGGGCCATCCGGATCTGAAGATCATGATTTATACAGCTACTGCCGAAACAGCTGCGCGTCTGCAAAGTCTAATGAACACCAGCGAACATTAA
- a CDS encoding YjcZ family sporulation protein has protein sequence MSGCANVGGLFTSTTTILVLYILLVIILKTF, from the coding sequence ATGAGCGGTTGCGCAAATGTCGGCGGACTTTTCACTTCTACCACTACAATTTTAGTACTCTATATTCTACTGGTGATTATTCTCAAAACATTCTAA
- a CDS encoding class I SAM-dependent methyltransferase: MLKSLQAIETYREEGRLPGEGCLWLEYIAQAEQTIVNLERVESLGELEQQSPVLDYVERSLRVLDSLPLSYWIRELAEETLIWSETAKGGTIRQRRSWQKDGINIFVHNIGSAQLYWRCGEDDREDAASADKRLIVHRLIETHGLIGQQIRGEVPPSVNLPLSGLVEQGLLTADELERLLFALNHCIISAVAPELWQEVRPQVMELIAVISSGNLHAEVPMKERLRRMRSGSIAQGEDYETEWSSLVQEGFNPAVLEPLQPVTFWYVESALQTFSLEQFLKVVSLSASSDLSALHHISFEAVMNSIYYDYKGSKKINVYKKRIIEKYLSELDWTEIYSGEQPSVNPHLLHRLLRKEHLPDTLFFHFEFSPAAEKLIEFCTEAEKSALYERAVLLLFDLFDLRRDAFDRFHNEDTYLSQMNDTADYKAVILDYVTGRKVLDIGPGGGVLLDLIEQRMPDVIPVGIDISSNVIEALRQRKQREDRRWEVLQGDALNLKDYVEAGTVDTVIFSSILHELYSYVPLDGKKFNHGTVAAALTSAFGVLADGGVIIVRDGIMSEPEDQQRRVRFLEDDGMAWLERYAKDFAGRSIRYEQLGGQEVLMPVNDAMEFLYTYTWGEEAYIHEVQEQFGYFTPSQYAAFIEQTLGDQAKIEVFRHYLQEGYTEALQDRVVVMDESGQAVALPDSTCFIVIRKAG, from the coding sequence ATGCTGAAATCATTGCAGGCTATTGAAACATACCGTGAAGAAGGAAGACTCCCCGGTGAAGGATGTCTGTGGCTGGAATATATCGCTCAGGCCGAGCAGACGATTGTGAACCTCGAACGGGTGGAATCGCTGGGGGAACTGGAGCAGCAGAGTCCGGTGCTGGATTATGTAGAGCGGAGCCTGCGTGTACTGGACAGTCTGCCGCTATCCTACTGGATCAGGGAATTGGCTGAAGAGACGCTGATCTGGTCGGAGACTGCCAAGGGGGGTACGATCCGGCAGCGCAGGAGCTGGCAGAAGGACGGCATTAATATATTTGTGCATAATATCGGTTCGGCACAGCTGTACTGGCGTTGTGGAGAGGATGACCGGGAGGACGCTGCCTCTGCGGATAAGCGGCTGATCGTGCACCGGCTGATCGAAACCCACGGGCTGATCGGGCAGCAGATCCGCGGCGAGGTTCCGCCTTCGGTCAATCTTCCATTATCCGGACTGGTGGAGCAGGGGCTGCTGACCGCAGATGAGCTGGAGCGGCTGCTGTTCGCGCTGAATCACTGCATAATCTCAGCTGTAGCCCCGGAGCTGTGGCAGGAGGTTCGTCCTCAGGTGATGGAGCTGATTGCCGTAATCTCCTCGGGTAATCTGCATGCTGAAGTGCCGATGAAGGAGCGTCTGCGGAGAATGCGCTCCGGATCTATCGCGCAGGGTGAGGATTATGAGACGGAGTGGAGCAGTCTTGTGCAGGAGGGCTTCAATCCTGCTGTACTGGAGCCGCTGCAGCCTGTCACCTTCTGGTATGTGGAATCTGCACTGCAGACCTTCTCGCTGGAGCAGTTCCTCAAAGTAGTAAGCCTCTCGGCTAGCAGTGATTTGTCCGCTCTCCACCATATCAGCTTCGAAGCGGTGATGAACAGCATTTATTATGACTACAAGGGCAGCAAGAAGATCAACGTGTACAAGAAAAGGATCATTGAGAAATACTTGTCTGAGCTGGATTGGACAGAGATCTATAGCGGGGAGCAGCCTTCGGTCAATCCGCATCTGTTGCACCGGCTGCTGCGGAAGGAGCATTTGCCTGATACGCTGTTCTTCCATTTCGAATTCTCCCCGGCGGCTGAGAAGCTGATTGAATTCTGCACCGAGGCCGAGAAGTCGGCGCTGTATGAACGGGCGGTGCTGCTGCTGTTCGACCTGTTCGATCTGCGCCGGGATGCGTTCGACCGCTTCCATAACGAGGATACGTACTTAAGCCAGATGAATGATACGGCGGATTATAAGGCGGTCATTCTGGATTACGTCACCGGCCGCAAGGTGCTGGACATCGGGCCGGGCGGCGGGGTGCTGCTGGATCTGATTGAGCAGCGGATGCCGGATGTGATTCCGGTCGGCATCGATATCTCCAGCAATGTTATTGAAGCATTGCGGCAGCGCAAGCAGCGGGAAGACCGCCGCTGGGAGGTGCTGCAGGGCGATGCGCTGAACCTGAAGGATTACGTGGAGGCGGGCACGGTCGACACGGTGATTTTCTCCTCCATCCTGCATGAGCTGTATTCTTATGTGCCGCTGGATGGGAAGAAGTTCAATCACGGGACGGTTGCTGCAGCGCTAACCAGCGCCTTCGGTGTGCTGGCGGACGGCGGAGTCATTATTGTCCGCGACGGTATTATGAGTGAGCCGGAGGATCAGCAGCGAAGAGTGCGGTTTCTGGAGGATGACGGAATGGCGTGGCTGGAGCGGTATGCGAAGGATTTTGCCGGCCGGAGTATCCGGTATGAGCAGCTTGGCGGTCAGGAGGTCCTTATGCCGGTGAATGATGCGATGGAATTCCTGTACACGTATACGTGGGGGGAAGAAGCCTACATCCATGAAGTACAGGAGCAGTTTGGATACTTCACCCCTTCGCAGTATGCTGCGTTCATTGAGCAGACGCTTGGTGATCAGGCGAAGATTGAAGTCTTCCGCCATTACCTGCAGGAAGGGTATACGGAGGCGCTGCAGGATCGGGTCGTGGTGATGGATGAGAGCGGGCAGGCGGTCGCACTGCCGGACAGCACCTGCTTCATTGTAATCCGTAAGGCAGGCTGA
- a CDS encoding YwqG family protein encodes MNTFKIIIAFILLLRFLITGDAAGSNDTSIYKHPLASDQITDPSMGEIRLMLGEAGLDKYWDTLKHHILPGFYMVPKMTDETEIKLGASKIGGHPDMPSSFQWPSWKNHPMSFVAQINLEEFPMNLVNPGYPATGILYFFYEYDYEVWYNSDDYDSDKKNNNVVYYSPETTELVRMEPPMTLSEDQLFRSALLEKKLELTIPDSDYLEANHLMNNETDLNRYSLEFRPKLLITYDRGIGFRFLGHMTALQYGGHPSDEILLFQADSDDQIGMEWDLSGLLHFFIKADDFKKLFFENIYTYRVGT; translated from the coding sequence TTGAATACATTTAAGATAATAATAGCGTTTATACTACTGCTCCGCTTCTTAATAACAGGTGATGCAGCAGGCAGCAATGATACCTCCATATACAAGCACCCGCTGGCATCTGATCAAATCACAGACCCTTCCATGGGTGAGATCCGCTTGATGCTGGGAGAAGCAGGTCTTGATAAGTATTGGGATACATTGAAACATCACATTCTGCCCGGATTCTACATGGTTCCTAAAATGACAGATGAAACGGAAATCAAGCTTGGCGCCAGCAAAATCGGGGGACATCCTGATATGCCCTCTTCCTTTCAATGGCCTTCGTGGAAGAACCATCCCATGTCGTTTGTCGCTCAAATCAATCTTGAAGAGTTCCCTATGAATTTGGTTAACCCGGGGTATCCGGCTACCGGAATTCTCTACTTTTTCTACGAGTATGATTATGAGGTGTGGTATAACAGCGATGACTATGATTCAGACAAGAAGAATAATAATGTTGTATATTACTCCCCTGAAACTACAGAATTGGTTCGAATGGAGCCACCGATGACATTATCGGAAGATCAATTATTCAGATCCGCGCTGCTCGAAAAAAAGCTTGAATTAACGATTCCCGATTCAGATTATCTGGAAGCCAACCATCTGATGAACAACGAAACGGACTTGAACCGCTATTCCCTGGAATTCAGACCGAAATTACTGATTACTTACGACCGTGGAATCGGATTCCGTTTCCTGGGCCATATGACAGCACTGCAATACGGAGGTCATCCCAGCGATGAGATTCTATTATTCCAGGCTGATTCTGATGATCAGATCGGGATGGAATGGGACTTGTCCGGTTTGTTGCATTTTTTCATCAAAGCGGATGATTTCAAAAAATTATTCTTCGAGAATATCTATACGTATCGCGTGGGGACGTGA
- the yicI gene encoding alpha-xylosidase, with the protein MKFTDGLWLVRDGITINGAVQNYAVEKTAEGLTAITQTTPITGRSATLNSTLLTVKFHSPLPGVVGIKIIHNDGVIDRGPSFELTKGTGDHVQIEETEAQTVLISGGLRVVINKGTHWSVDFYRGDERITGSGYKSMAYITDQDGNTFMREELDIGIGEFVYGLGERFTAFVKNGQVVDLWNKDGGTSSEQAYKNVPFYVTSKGYGVFVNQPELVSYEIASEKVKKAQFSVAGESLEYFVIEGPTIKEVITKYTSLTGKPALPPAWTFGLWLTTSFTTDYDEATVNSFVEGMAERDLPLHVFHFDCFWMREYQWTDFQWDSRVFPDPVGMLKRLHDKGLKICVWINSYIGQRSPLFEEGKKNGYLLKKATGDVYQTDLWQAGMGLVDFTNPAACEWYAGYLRGLVDMGVDSFKTDFGERIPTDVVYFDGSDPQKMHNYYTQLYNKVVFEVLEEKLGKNEAAVFARSATAGGQQFPVHWGGDCYADYESMAESLRGGLSLGLSGFGFWSHDIGGFENTAPAHVFKRWLAFGLLSSHSRLHGSTSYRVPWAYDDEAVDVTRFFTKLKCSLMPYLYDVAGQAHEQGWASMRAMVMEFPEDPTCEVLDRQYMLGDSLLVAPIFQENGEVKYYLPAGRWTHLLNGETVEGGSWRKEKHDFFSLPLFVRQNSLLAVGSEDSRPDYDFAEGVKFGLYSLEDGKATTATVRDINGAPELKVEAARSGNTVTVTAEGSGKAFTFAVKDLGAIASVEGAEQADETTVKVNAGATSVSFTITLK; encoded by the coding sequence ATGAAATTTACAGACGGCCTTTGGCTGGTTCGCGACGGAATTACAATCAATGGTGCAGTTCAGAACTATGCGGTGGAAAAAACTGCAGAAGGTCTGACAGCAATTACGCAGACAACTCCGATTACAGGACGTTCGGCAACACTGAACTCTACACTGCTCACCGTAAAATTCCATTCCCCGCTTCCGGGTGTGGTTGGGATTAAGATTATTCATAATGACGGCGTTATCGACCGTGGTCCTTCCTTTGAATTGACTAAGGGAACAGGCGATCATGTTCAAATCGAAGAAACCGAAGCACAGACCGTGCTGATCAGCGGCGGACTCCGCGTGGTCATCAACAAGGGAACTCACTGGTCGGTAGACTTCTACCGCGGCGACGAGCGCATTACAGGCAGCGGTTACAAATCGATGGCCTATATCACGGATCAGGACGGTAACACGTTCATGCGCGAAGAGCTGGATATCGGTATCGGCGAATTCGTGTATGGTCTGGGCGAACGCTTCACTGCTTTTGTGAAGAACGGCCAGGTGGTTGACCTCTGGAACAAGGATGGCGGTACCAGCTCCGAGCAGGCCTACAAGAACGTTCCGTTCTATGTAACCAGCAAAGGCTACGGCGTATTCGTGAACCAGCCTGAATTGGTTTCTTATGAAATCGCTTCTGAGAAGGTGAAAAAAGCCCAATTCAGCGTAGCTGGAGAGAGCCTGGAATACTTCGTTATTGAAGGACCGACTATTAAAGAAGTTATTACTAAATATACTTCCCTGACCGGCAAGCCTGCGCTGCCACCGGCATGGACCTTCGGCCTGTGGCTGACGACTTCGTTCACTACAGACTACGATGAAGCTACGGTTAACTCCTTCGTAGAAGGCATGGCAGAGCGCGACCTGCCGCTGCATGTGTTCCACTTCGACTGCTTCTGGATGCGCGAATACCAATGGACCGATTTCCAGTGGGATTCCCGTGTGTTCCCGGACCCTGTGGGCATGCTGAAACGCCTGCATGACAAGGGGCTTAAGATCTGCGTCTGGATCAACTCGTATATCGGACAGCGATCACCGCTGTTTGAAGAAGGCAAGAAGAACGGCTATCTGCTCAAAAAAGCCACCGGCGATGTTTACCAGACAGATCTGTGGCAAGCGGGCATGGGCCTCGTGGACTTCACGAACCCTGCGGCTTGTGAATGGTATGCAGGTTACTTGCGCGGCCTGGTGGACATGGGTGTAGACAGCTTCAAGACCGACTTCGGCGAGCGTATTCCTACGGATGTTGTCTACTTCGACGGCTCCGATCCGCAGAAAATGCATAACTACTACACTCAGCTGTACAACAAAGTTGTCTTTGAAGTACTGGAAGAGAAGCTTGGCAAAAATGAAGCGGCAGTCTTCGCACGTTCGGCAACCGCCGGCGGGCAGCAGTTCCCGGTTCACTGGGGCGGCGACTGCTACGCAGATTACGAGTCCATGGCAGAAAGCCTGCGCGGCGGCCTGTCGCTCGGCCTCTCCGGCTTCGGCTTCTGGAGCCATGATATCGGCGGCTTCGAGAACACCGCTCCGGCGCATGTCTTCAAGCGCTGGCTGGCCTTCGGCCTGCTCTCCAGCCACAGCCGTCTGCACGGCAGCACCTCGTACCGTGTGCCTTGGGCTTACGATGATGAAGCCGTGGACGTTACCCGCTTCTTCACGAAGCTCAAATGCAGCCTGATGCCTTACCTGTATGATGTAGCCGGACAGGCGCATGAGCAGGGCTGGGCTTCGATGCGGGCGATGGTGATGGAATTCCCGGAAGATCCGACCTGCGAAGTGCTGGACCGCCAGTACATGCTGGGTGATTCTCTGCTCGTGGCTCCAATCTTCCAGGAGAACGGCGAAGTGAAATACTATCTGCCGGCCGGACGCTGGACGCATCTCTTGAACGGTGAAACCGTAGAGGGCGGATCATGGCGCAAGGAGAAGCATGACTTCTTCAGCCTGCCGCTGTTCGTACGTCAGAACTCCCTGCTTGCAGTAGGCAGCGAGGACAGCCGTCCGGATTATGATTTCGCTGAAGGCGTGAAGTTTGGTCTGTACTCCCTTGAGGATGGCAAGGCAACAACTGCAACTGTACGCGATATCAACGGCGCTCCTGAGCTGAAGGTAGAAGCTGCACGCAGCGGCAACACCGTAACTGTAACTGCTGAAGGCAGCGGCAAAGCATTCACATTTGCTGTGAAGGATCTTGGCGCTATCGCTTCCGTAGAAGGTGCGGAGCAGGCAGATGAAACTACAGTGAAGGTAAACGCCGGAGCTACATCCGTATCGTTCACCATTACGCTGAAATAA